From Ndongobacter massiliensis:
CGCCGCCGGCAGCAAGGGCGTGCGGTACCAGAAAAAAGTGGGTTCCCAATGCCATCAGGGACACCCCCACCGTAATCAGTACCAATTGTCGCGCCATTGTTTTCATATTCCGCATCCTCCCTTTCATTATGCAAGAAAAAGCTTCGTCTGTAAACTACAAACACATTTACAGAAAACGGCTCAATGCTTTTCCGCCCAATCCGGGACAACCGAAGAAAAATCATGAAAGCTGTCGACAATCTCTTCAAAGCGGCGCGTCGCATGAGCCATATCCTGATACTGCACCGCCCCTTCTGCTACGTCAACAAGGCGTTTGAGTGTCGTGACCGCCGTGTAAAAGCTGAGCAGGCGATACGTGCTGCGCGCGGTGTTTCCCCCGCTGTATCCTTCCAGAAATGCGCGGCAAAAAGTGGGCGAAAATTCCGCCACATCGTTCAAAAAGACCAAGTCATACGCCCCGTCGCCCCGCCGCACCCGGCTCCAATCGTCCAGTGCAAAGCCGCCCCGCACACCGTGCAGACGATCAATGGTCACGCTGCCAATGACCGACTTCTCCGGCAACGCATGCATCCAGTGGCGCGCTTCGGAGATAAAATCGATGAGCACATACTCGCGCCGGGTTTTGTTCCCGACCCGCCCGTGGCGATACAACAGATAATCGATGTCCGTCTGAAAATCTGCGCTCCAACCATTGGAAAGAGAATCCTCCGTTTGAACCTCCGCTTGTTCCTGGAACGCATGAACGGCTTTTCCCAGGGCATATCCGCTCTTTCGATGTTGCGCCATGTCCGTCTGCGGAAGCCAACAGCGCAGCGGATTCTTTCCGCCCTCCCGTTGTAAAATCCAGCTGAACCGCCGATTTCCGTTTTGCAAATGCGTCACTTCCACAGTCCCGTAATAGCGATCGGGCAGCAAGAAAAAGCCCATAGCTTCCGCCCGCTTTTCCCACTGCTCGGCGTGTAAAAAGAGGTCCGCCTGTTCGGGCGGAGCAAAGGCAATCGACCACAAGCGTTGCTGTGCATCCTCAAAAAGCCAACGATCGCCGCGTTTTTGAACGCGATGCGGCAAACAAAGACCCGCGGGAAGCGCAAGATGCGGCAACCAAGAGGCTTCCTGCTCCTCGCGCTTCCTTCTTTCCGTTTTTATCGTCGATTCCACCTGCAAATGCGTTTTACCGATGTGCATTTTCTTCAATAAGTTTTTCCACTTCTCGCAACGTCCCGCAGGCAAGAACATTCTCCGCAAAGGCGCGCGCTTCTTCAAAATTAGCAGTACGAATGAGATCTTTTACTTTCGGCACCTTTGCCGCCGGCGCGGAAAATTCATCCAATCCCATCCCTAAAAGCAGATAGGTCGCATCAGTGTCGCCTGCGAACCCGCCACACATGCCCGTCCATTTTCCGGCCTCATGCGATGCGCGAATTACGCGGGCAATCGAACGAAGCACTGCCGGGTGGTAGGTGTTGTAAAGATTCGTGATCCGCTCATTGCCGCGGTCCACCGCCAACACGTACTGAGTCAAATCATTTGTTCCGATACTGAAATAATCACAGTAGCGAATCAGTTCTTCCGCAAGAATCGCGGAGGCCGGTGTTTCCACCATAATGCCAACATCGACCGATTCATTGAATGCCTTGCCTTCTTTGCGCAATTCTTCTTTATACTGCGCAATCCGCTCCTGCACGTGCTGAATCTCTTCGACGGAAATGACCATCGGCAGCAGAAATTTCACATTACCGAAGGCGGAGGCGCGCAGAATGGCGCGAATCTGATCGCGGAATACGTCCTCTTTGTCAAAGCACACGCGAAGCGCGCGCCACCCGAGGAACGGATTCTCTTCTTTCGGGAATTCGTAGTAGGACAAGCCCTTGTCGCCGCCGATGTCCAGCGTGCGGATCAGCAGGGCGCGACTGCCAAGTTTTTCCGCTGCCGCCTTGTACACGACAAATTGTTCCTCTTCCGTCGGAAAATGCGTGTTTTCCATGTACAAAAATTCCGTACGGAACAATCCGACCCCATCGGCACCGTAGGAAAGCCCTCGATCCAAATCTTCCAAATTCCCCATATTGCAGGCGACTTCCACATGATGTCCGTCGCGCGTCACCGCTTCGAGATTTTTGACTTCCTCGAGGTGCGCTTTCTCTTCTTCCAGCGCCTGCATTTTTTTCCGGTATGCCTGCAGGGTTTCTTCTTCCGGATTGATGATCAGACACCCGTTTTGCGCATCTAGCGCATCCAAAATCAATACATCCCCCTGTTTGACTCGTCCGGTCACGCGCTGCATCCCAACGAGGGCAGGAATGCCCAGTGTTTGCGCAATAATCGAGGTATGCGAGGTTTTCCCGCCCAGATCGTTGGCAAAGCCCAAGACATGCTGTT
This genomic window contains:
- the ptsP gene encoding phosphoenolpyruvate--protein phosphotransferase, which codes for MVERLTGIVASQGLAIGPAYIFEKEKVDVVKTEIAETDVDAHQEKLKGAFAHYLKELESRTSGSEEEVAVVRAHIELLSDPYFIETALTKVRTNRVSCDWALRETVDEMAAMIESLDDPYLRERAADYRDIGQQVLYALRGIDAADLSDLTEDCIIISEELTPSDTSTMNKQHVLGFANDLGGKTSHTSIIAQTLGIPALVGMQRVTGRVKQGDVLILDALDAQNGCLIINPEEETLQAYRKKMQALEEEKAHLEEVKNLEAVTRDGHHVEVACNMGNLEDLDRGLSYGADGVGLFRTEFLYMENTHFPTEEEQFVVYKAAAEKLGSRALLIRTLDIGGDKGLSYYEFPKEENPFLGWRALRVCFDKEDVFRDQIRAILRASAFGNVKFLLPMVISVEEIQHVQERIAQYKEELRKEGKAFNESVDVGIMVETPASAILAEELIRYCDYFSIGTNDLTQYVLAVDRGNERITNLYNTYHPAVLRSIARVIRASHEAGKWTGMCGGFAGDTDATYLLLGMGLDEFSAPAAKVPKVKDLIRTANFEEARAFAENVLACGTLREVEKLIEENAHR